From the Lolium rigidum isolate FL_2022 chromosome 2, APGP_CSIRO_Lrig_0.1, whole genome shotgun sequence genome, one window contains:
- the LOC124693368 gene encoding protein REDUCED CHLOROPLAST COVERAGE 2: protein MAPKAGKAKPKAKGDKKKKEEKVLPTVLDVTVETPDYTHLTLKGISTDRILDVRKLLAVHVDTCHLTSFSLSHEVRGAQLKDTVEIASLKPCHLSIVEEEYTEEFAVAHVRRLLDVVACTTAFGVRKPEQKPAPATDAAAEAGSPGAVVAGGGGGEEPMYPPPKLGEFYDFFSFSHLSPPIHYIRRSTRPFVDDKREDDFFQIDVRVCNGKPVTIVASRAGFYPSGKRALISHSLVGLLQQTNRGFEGAYKALMKAFVEHNKFGNLPYGFRSNTWVVPPVVADSPSVFPPLPTEDETWGGNGGGLGRDGKHDHRPWAKEFAILAAMPCKTAEERQVRDRKAFLLHSLFVDVGVLKAIAAIQQLIPNDKSSHEKTNGTASPVLHKQQIGDIKITVTKDKADASSKLDVKLDGSQAPGVSFDELAKRNLLKGITADESATVHDTATLGVVLVKHCGYTAVVQVPLDAQLTTVVPAQQDIHIEDQPEGGSNALNVNSLRMLLQKSCVQSSGAVQRLQSSDSEESDTTTNFVRKIITDSLQNLEGESPRETRPIRWELGACWVQHLQSQTSEKTDTKKSDETKDVPTVKGLGKQFGQLKEIKKKSDDKSGKSASSKESTSLNTSDANTGSIQDDKEAILQGALSEAAFQRLRESETGLHAKSPDELIEMAHKYYDDTALPKLVADFGSLELSPVDGRTLTDFMHTRGLQMRSLGQVVELSDKLPHIQSLCIHEMVVRAFKHVIRAVIAAVDDINDMAESVASCLNILLGPFPEENNDGKCVEDHNLRQKWLEVFLMKRFGLGWKDEYSLDLRKYAILRGVCHKVGLELVTKDYDMDMPHPFRKSDIISIVPIYKHVACSSADGRTLLESSKTFLDKGKLEDAVNYGTKALAKLVAVCGPYHRMTAGAYSLLAVVLYHTGDFNQATIYQQKALDINERELGLDHPDTMKSYGDLAVFYYRLQHTELALKYVNRALYLLHLTCGPSHPNTAATYINVAMMEEGLGNVHVALRYLHEALKCNQRLLGVDHIQTAASYHAIAIALSLMEAYSLSVQHEKTTLRILQSKLGSEDLRTQDAAAWLEYFESKALEQQEAARNGTPKPDASIASRGHLSVSDLLDYINPDDELKAKEMLKKQARAKIKGRTGQNPSEVADDEDQRSPPPNNDRSSTEKENSEVKEKLTEKKNSEVKENGTVVEQVKVKLNDEIPSNTMVHMPPADYTEECRSDEGWQEAVPKGRTTGNRKTAASVRRPNLAKINTNAVNENGRYKGRAPPNFSSPRVSPNEAAASVASSPLAKKLAKSSSFNSRASNPAIQSNSGENSPNPKSMAATPAAAKVISSAAPIVSQTVRKSLSYKEVAIAAPGTLVKALNDVHTEEKHATDPNVNLESAKAPKESNVRPSEEKDGTIKVSPKDNNSQVSKATDEPKSSNSDSENTNGSLGLNQAEKASDSAETSTEKKQPSAAQADVPNEEAPILTEANDCSSNDDERDPGEDNQEQLSSGAENEKSSPSGSEKNDSTVEGAKETTSKLSAAAAPFSPATVPAFGSMAVPGFREHGGLLPSPANVPPMLSIPLRKHPHQSATARVPYGPRLAGGFNRSGHRVPRSKPILPSGEVLPEANTSPKVMNPHAAEFVPGQSRSPNGHPGSPNESLASPAGIQASLDGLPSSPDSPVESPKTASPQVSESGKTSPEGNDTSSGVDVEAGSENKNTEKTNHVESEDGEVKPDIQTIVSEGAEVDATAPKDVQDDSSVPKDAQDDLSMTEKPKSWADYSDGEVEAVQVAS, encoded by the exons ATGGCGCCCAAGGCAGGGAAGGCCAAGCCCAAGGCCAAGggcgacaagaagaagaaggaagagaaaG TTCTGCCCACGGTGCTGGACGTTACCGTGGAGACGCCGGACTACACCCACCTCACGCTCAAG GGCATATCGACGGACAGGATCCTCGACGTTCGGAAGCTCCTAGCCGTCCACGTGGACACCTGCCACCTCACCAGCTTCTCCCTCTCCCACGAG GTCCGTGGGGCCCAGCTGAAGGACACGGTGGAAATAGCCTCCCTGAAGCCCTGCCACCTCAGCATCGTCGAAG AGGAGTACACGGAGGAGTTCGCCGTCGCGCACGTCCGTCGGCTGCTCGACGTCGTCGCGTGCACCACCGCGTTCGGGGTCAGGAAGCCCGAGCAGAAGCCTGCGCCCGCCACCGATGCGGCCGCCGAGGCCGGGTCTCCCGGCGCCGTggtcgctggcggcggcggcggcgaggagcccATGTACCCGCCGCCGAAGCTGGGGGAGTTCTAcgacttcttctccttctcccacCTCTCGCCGCCTATCCACT ACATTAGGAGGTCCACGCGTCCATTCGTCGATGACAAGAGAGAGGATGACTTCTTCCAGATCGAT GTGAGGGTTTGTAACGGGAAGCCGGTGACAATCGTGGCATCCCGAGCTGGATTCTATCCATCAGGGAAGCGGGCACTCATTAGCCACTCCCTTGTTGGGTTGTTGCAGCAGACGAACCGCGGATTCGAGGGG GCTTACAAGGCTCTTATGAAGGCATTTGTTGAGCACAACAAG TTTGGAAATCTTCCCTACGGATTCCGGTCAAACACTTGGGTCGTTCCCCCTGTTGTTGCTGATTCTCCATCAGTGTTCCCACCCCTTCCAACAGAAGATGAAACTTGGGGTGGCAATGGCGGTGGCCTGGGAAGAGATGGGAAACATGACCACAGACCATGGGCGAAAGAATTTGCCATCCTGGCCGCAATGCCTTGTAAAACAGCCGAGGAGAGGCAAGTCAGAGATAGGAAGGCTTTCCTACTCCATAGCTTATTTGTAGATGTTGGTGTCCTTAAAGCTATTGCAGCTATCCAGCAACTGATCCCCAACGACAAGAGTTCACATGAGAAAACAAATGGCACTGCAAGTCCAGTTTTGCACAAGCAACAAATTGGGGATATAAAAATAACTGTGACAAAAGATAAAGCAGATGCAAGTTCGAAGTTAGATGTTAAGTTAGATGGAAGTCAGGCTCCAGGAGTATCTTTTGACGAACTTGCTAAGAGGAACTTGTTGAAGGGAATCACTGCTGATGAGAGTGCAACAGTACAT GATACTGCTACTCTTGGTGTTGTTCTTGTGAAGCACTGTGGATATACAGCTGTTGTCCAAGTTCCATTGGATGCTCAATTAACAACTGTTGTTCCAGCACAGCAGGATATTCACATTGAAGACCAGCCTGAGGGAGGTAGCAACGCTCTCAATGTCAACAG CTTAAGGATGCTGCTTCAGAAATCATGTGTTCAGTCATCTGGAGCAGTTCAACGCTTGCAGAGTTCTGATTCTGAAGAGAGCGACACTACTACAAATTTTGTTCGTAAAATAATTACAGATAGCCTGCAGAATCTTGAAGGCGAGTCTCCAAGAGAAACAAGACCAATCAGATGGGAGCTTGGTGCTTGCTGGGTACAACATCTACAGAGTCAAACTTCTGAGAAGACCGACACAAAGAAAAGTGATGAGACTAAGGATGTTCCTACGGTAAAGGGCCTGGGTAAACAATTTGGTCAGCTGAAGGAGATCAAGAAGAAGTCAGATGATAAGAGTGGAAAGAGTGCATCCTCGAAAGAAAGTACTTCGCTAAATACAAGTGATGCAAACACTGGCAGCATACAGGATGATAAAGAGGCTATTCTGCAGGGCGCGCTATCAGAAGCTGCTTTCCAAAGACTAAGAGAATCTGAAACTGGACTTCATGCTAAG TCCCCCGATGAATTGATTGAGATGGCACACAAATATTATGATGATACTGCCCTGCCAAAATTG GTAGCAGACTTTGGTTCACTTGAGCTTTCCCCTGTTGATGGAAGGACATTAACGGATTTTATGCACACCAGAGGCCTTCAGATGCGTTCACTGGGACAAGTG GTTGAGCTCTCTGATAAGCTCCCACATATACAGTCACTTTGTATACACGAGATGGTAGTTCGAGCGTTTAAGCACGTAATTCGGGCTGTTATTGCAGCTGTTGATGATATAAATGACATGGCTGAATCAGTTGCATCATGTTTAAATATATTGCTGGGACCATTTCCAGAAGAAAATAACGATGGCAAGTGCGTAGAGGATCATAATCTCAGGCAGAAATGGTTGGAAGTCTTTTTAATGAAGAGATTTGGCTTGGGATGGAAAGATGAATATAGCCTTGATCTGAGAAAGTATGCCATTCTCCGTGGCGTCTGCCATAAG GTAGGACTTGAGCTTGTTACCAAAGACTACGATATGGATATGCCACATCCATTCAGAAAGTCAGATATTATCAGTATTGTTCCTATCTACAAG CATGTTGCATGCTCGTCAGCAGATGGTCGCACCCTGTTGGAGTCATCCAAGACTTTCCTGGACAAAGGAAAACTTGAAGATGCTGTTAACTACGGCACAAAG GCTCTTGCAAAACTGGTTGCAGTTTGTGGTCCATATCACAGAATGACTGCAGGAGCGTACAGCCTTTTGGCAGTAGTGCTTTATCATACCGGCGACTTCAACCAG GCAACTATCTATCAACAGAAGGCTTTAGATATTAACGAGAGGGAACTTGGACTTGATCACCCAGATACTATGAAAAGCTATGGAgatcttgctgttttctactatCGCCTGCAACATACAGAATTGGCGCTAAA GTATGTCAATCGTGCCTTGTATCTTTTGCACCTGACATGTGGCCCATCTCACCCTAATACTGCTGCAACTTACATCAATGTTGCTATGATGGAAGAAGGGTTGGGTAACGTCCATGTTGCACTCCGTTACTTGCATGAGGCGTTAAAATGCAACCAACGATTGCTTGGTGTTGATCATATACAG ACGGCTGCTAGTTATCATGCTATTGCTATTGCTTTGTCTTTAATGGAAGCATACTCTTTGAGTGTCCAACATGAAAAGACCACTCTACGGATACTTCAATCAAAGCTCGGATCAGAAGATCTTCGGACACAG GATGCTGCTGCCTGGCTGGAATACTTCGAATCGAAGGCACTAGAGCAGCAGGAAGCAGCACGCAACGGTACTCCAAAGCCTGATGCTTCAATAGCAAGCAGAGGCCATCTGAG TGTGTCAGATCTTCTAGATTATATCAATCCAGATGATGAGCTCAAGGCCAAGGAAATGCTAAAGAAACAAGCCCGTGCTAAA ATAAAAGGTCGTACCGGGCAAAACCCATCTGAAGTAGCCGATGATGAAGATCAAAGGAGCCCTCCACCTAACAATGATCGTTCATCGACTGAGAAGGAAAACTCTGAAGTGAAAGAGAAATTAACCGAGAAGAAAAACTCTGAAGTCAAAGAGAACGGAACGGTTGTTGAGCAAGTGAAAGTGAAACTAAATGATGAAATACCAAGTAACACTATGGTCCACATGCCTCCAGCTGATTATACTGAAGAGTGCAGATCTGATGAGGGTTGGCAAGAGGCTGTTCCAAAGGGAAGAACCACAGGGAATCGCAAAACTGCTGCAAGCGTGAGGAGGCCAAACCTGGCAAAGATCAATACAAATGCCGTAAACGAGAATGGAAGATACAAAGGCAGAGCTCCACCCAACTTCTCTTCCCCTcgagtttcacctaatgaggccgCAGCTTCTGTTGCCTCCAGCCCTCTTGCAAAGAAATTGGCAAAGAGTTCGAGCTTCAATTCCAGAGCAAGTAACCCTGCTATCCAATCAAACAGTGGGGAAAATTCACCCAATCCCAAATCCATGGCAGCAACCCCAGCGGCTGCCAAGGTGATATCATCTGCAGCACCAATTGTCAGTCAAACAGTAAGGAAGTCACTGTCATACAAGGAAGTTGCAATAGCTGCACCAGGAACTCTTGTCAAAGCATTGAATGATGTACATACAGAGGAAAAGCATGCAACTGATCCTAATGTAAATCTTGAAAGTGCTAAGGCTCCGAAAGAAAGCAATGTTCGCCCTTCTGAAGAGAAAGATGGAACAATAAAAGTGTCACCAAAGGATAACAATTCGCAGGTATCAAAAGCAACAGATGAACCCAAATCTTCCAATTCTGATAGTGAAAATACAAATGGTTCCCTAGGATTAAATCAAGCTGAAAAGGCCTCAGATTCAGCAGAGACATCTACAGAGAAGAAGCAACCATCAGCAGCACAAGCTGACGTCCCAAATGAAGAAGCACCAATTTTGACTGAGGCAAATGATTGTTcgtccaatgatgatgaaagagacccAGGAGAGGATAATCAAGAACAGCTGTCTAGTGGGGCCGAAAATGAGAAATCTTCACCATCTggaagtgaaaagaatgattcAACAGTAGAAGGTGCCAAAGAGACAACCAGTAAGctttctgctgctgctgctccattCAGTCCAGCCACTGTACCAGCTTTTGGTTCAATGGCTGTACCAGGTTTCAGAGAACATGGAGGACTATTGCCATCACCAGCCAATGTACCCCCAATGTTATCCATCCCTCTCCGTAAGCACCCTCACCAATCTGCAACGGCAAGGGTCCCTTATGGTCCACGTCTAGCTGGAGGGTTCAACAGATCAGGGCACCGGGTGCCTCGTAGCAAGCCTATTTTGCCAAGTGGTGAAGTCCTTCCAGAAGCAAACACATCCCCTAAAGTGATGAATCCTCATGCGGCGGAGTTTGTGCCGGGTCAATCTCGGAGCCCTAATGGCCATCCAGGATCGCCAAACGAGTCTCTAGCATCGCCAGCCGGTATCCAAGCTTCACTGGATGGGCTTCCATCATCTCCAGATA
- the LOC124690866 gene encoding F-box protein At5g03100-like translates to MEDAAGAEAAMHDSEWSRVDDQQVESGSGSRQEQGRLDDRIGRLHDDLIIPRLPTRQEQGSLVNLISRLPDDVLGAIISFLPTKDGARTQVLSRRWRPLWRSSAPLNLVADGNLAMGVTQKRLAVISKILSDHPGPARCFLLRGIFFPISLGQIDGWLRSESLANLQDLELTYTGHYGDVPPSVLLFSRTLRVAKFGTCKFPHLIVPNFPHLKMLTLYNIVISEASLHSLLSACTALESLSLHYLIGIVCLRISSLTLRSMDFAQGIVFFQEMIIEDAPCLERLIRLSSDNGPTTIRVIRAPKLKILGLLSEGISTLSIGTTVFQKMIAVSLTTKVHTMKILFLDSIGPNLDAVLDFLKCFPCLEKLYVISHPQKNMDNVRNYDPLDPIECLELHLKKVVLKNYNGNKKPAVDFAKFFILNAKVLEEMEIGVLNRRNNKKWLRHQRKRLKVENRASQNARIELKRDGQQIFEHHVHTHDFSMADPFDMPCGRVLLSC, encoded by the exons ATGGAGGATGCGGCCGGGGCGGAGGCTGCAATGCACGATTCGGAGTGGAGCCGAGTCGACGACCAACAAGTAGAATCGGGGAGTGGCAGCCGCCAGGAGCAGGGACGCCTCGACGACCGCATCGGCCGCCTACACGACGACCTCATCATCCCCCGCCTCCCCACCCGCCAGGAGCAGGGAAGCCTCGTCAATCTCATCAGCCGCCTCCCGGACGACGTCCTCGGCGCCATCATCTCGTTCCTCCCCACCAAGGACGGCGCCCGCACGCAGGTCCTCTCCCGCCGGTGGCGTCCCCTCTGGCGCTCCTCCGCGCCTCTCAACCTCGTGGCCGACGGGAACCTCGCCATGGGGGTCACCCAGAAGCGCCTCGCCGTCATCTCCAAGATCCTCTCCGACCATCCTGGCCCTGCCCGATGCTTCTTGCTCCGTGGCATCTTCTTCCCGATCAGCTTAGGCCAGATCGACGGCTGGCTCCGCTCTGAATCACTCGCCAATCTGCAGGATCTGGAGCTCACCTACACCGGACACTATGGCGATGTGCCGCCGTCCGTGCTCCTCTTCTCGCGGACACTTCGGGTGGCCAAATTTGGCACCTGCAAATTCCCTCACTTGATTGTGCCAAACTTTCCACACCTCAAGATGCTCACCCTATACAACATCGTCATCTCGGAGGCCTCTCTCCACAGCCTGCTCTCAGCCTGCACCGCCTTGGAAAGCCTTTCACTGCATTATCTCATCGGCATTGTTTGTCTTCGCATCAGCTCCCTGACTCTTAGGAGCATGGACTTCGCTCAAGGTATTGTCTTTTTCCAAGAGATGATCATCGAGGACGCCCCATGCCTTGAAAGGTTAATACGACTTAGTTCAGACAATGGTCCTACGACCATCCGGGTGATCCGGGCGCCTAAACTGAAGATACTTGGCTTGTTATCTGAAGGCATATCCACACTCAGCATTGGAACCACCGTTTTCCAG AAAATGATTGCCGTCAGCTTGACAACTAAAGTGCACACAATGAAGATTTTGTTTCTTGACTCTATTGGCCCTAATCTGGATGCGGTTCTGGACTTCCTCAAGTGCTTCCCTTGCTTGGAGAAGCTGTATGTCATT TCACATCCACAAAAGAATATGGATAATGTGCGGAACTATGACCCACTTGATCCAATTGAATGCCTTGAACTCCATCTAAAAAAAGTGGTGTTGAAGAATTACAATGGTAACAAGAAGCCAGCAGTTGACTTTGCCAAGTTCTTTATTTTGAATGCAAAAGTGCTAGAAGAAATGGAAATTGGAGTCCTCAACAGACGCAACAACAAGAAATGGTTGCGCCATCAACGTAAGCGGCTCAAAGTGGAGAATAGAGCTTCTCAAAATGCACGTATTGAACTAAAAAGAGATGGGCAGCAGATTTTCGAGCACCACGTGCATACCCATGATTTTTCAATGGCTGATCCCTTCGATATGCCCTGTGGACGCGTGCTACTGTCGTGTTAG
- the LOC124688694 gene encoding probable leaf thionin isoform X1 — MGSNKDFRSVITCFLILGLVLAQVLHVEGKSCCRSHSGRDCYTTCSLAGASKYKCASLCHCINVDEDGNCPGGYPHLHNHSDSDTPNAIKFCNVGCRLSVCDNMNIVHHHGEEANVDAELCGSVCARFCNKIAVGTSIAA; from the exons ATGGGAAGCAACAAGGATTTTAGGAGTGTGATCACTTGTTTCCTCATATTGGGGCTAGTCCTGGCGCAGGTCCTCCATGTAGAGGGAAAGAGTTGCTGCCGGTCCCACTCGGGAAGAGACTGCTACACGACTTGCTCTCTCGCTGGTGCTTCTAAGTACAAGTGCGCGTCTCTCTGTCATTGTATAAATGTAGATGAAGATGGAAATTGCCCAGGTGGGTATCCTCATCTGCACAATCACTCTGACTCCG ATACACCAAATGCCATCAAGTTCTGCAACGTGGGATGCAGGTTATCCGTCTGTGACAACATGAACATCG TTCATCATCACGGTGAAGAGGCGAATGTGGATGCGGAACTCTGCGGCAGTGTTTGTGCCCGTTTCTGCAACAAGATTGCCGTCGGCACATCCATTGCGGCCTAA
- the LOC124688693 gene encoding probable steroid-binding protein 3 — MSTELTAAQLRAYDGSDASKPIYVAIRGKVYDVTAGRGFYGPGGDYAIFAGREASRALAKMSKDTADVSGDLAGLSDKELGVLADWEKKFLAKYPVVGRLA; from the coding sequence ATGTCGACGGAGCTGACGGCGGCGCAGCTGCGGGCCTACGACGGCAGCGACGCGTCCAAGCCGATCTACGTCGCCATCCGCGGCAAGGTCTACGACGTCACCGCGGGGCGCGGCTTCTACGGGCCGGGCGGCGACTACGCCATCTTCGCGGGCCGCGAGGCCAGCCGCGCGCTCGCCAAGATGTCCAAGGACACCGCCGACGTCTCCGGCGACCTCGCCGGCCTCTCCGACAAGGAGCTCGGCGTGCTCGCCGACTGGGAGAAGAAGTTCCTGGCCAAGTACCCCGTCGTCGGACGCCTCGCCTGA
- the LOC124688694 gene encoding probable leaf thionin isoform X2, with translation MGSNKDFRSVITCFLILGLVLAQVLHVEGKSCCRSHSGRDCYTTCSLAGASKYKCASLCHCINVDEDGNCPGGYPHLHNHSDSDTPNAIKFCNVGCRLSVCDNMNIEANVDAELCGSVCARFCNKIAVGTSIAA, from the exons ATGGGAAGCAACAAGGATTTTAGGAGTGTGATCACTTGTTTCCTCATATTGGGGCTAGTCCTGGCGCAGGTCCTCCATGTAGAGGGAAAGAGTTGCTGCCGGTCCCACTCGGGAAGAGACTGCTACACGACTTGCTCTCTCGCTGGTGCTTCTAAGTACAAGTGCGCGTCTCTCTGTCATTGTATAAATGTAGATGAAGATGGAAATTGCCCAGGTGGGTATCCTCATCTGCACAATCACTCTGACTCCG ATACACCAAATGCCATCAAGTTCTGCAACGTGGGATGCAGGTTATCCGTCTGTGACAACATGAACATCG AGGCGAATGTGGATGCGGAACTCTGCGGCAGTGTTTGTGCCCGTTTCTGCAACAAGATTGCCGTCGGCACATCCATTGCGGCCTAA